The following proteins are encoded in a genomic region of Ostrea edulis chromosome 7, xbOstEdul1.1, whole genome shotgun sequence:
- the LOC125654391 gene encoding uncharacterized protein LOC125654391 isoform X1 — MSSESFVRKDSYRVTCEEDILNIPDLLTAREILKSWGLQARGIREKEQAVQILLQHWREKGRQSGEGVKKEISNGFHEAIRDDHRKREKLGIKIDETLDFFKRLPRQQKTDLLRFIPDLVHKCEVRKHELMSPECTILVAGETGAGKSSFINLLLETNILPTRQLACTSTFCELHKSRDNRKTATFYYKTYEARGKEKSPRKLDISSKEGLKELANGIMEIDEDMDESPYERIVIQYPFPLLEEGIVLVDTPGLGESKTLIKHVSRYLEKSFGFIYVVNSSNAGGVHEGRLKDFLRTVVNMTDEEMHHDCTMFICNKWETVPDKFKEEVRIDTMRKLQKFFRNITEDQLFFMSVDETQRHYSTLGKMSPEHHAMLAGIKLLLPASLENKLNIHYRFISQILKRSIYSLKVANNMAKCSNNEKEEMIKDIKARMQTVQCKAMQSVDDLRRGMEFEIKSLYESVKSLVNSEDFRRVCKVWEPRECPGSKDTKKLIMDASEIIENRVCMTIDRWEKQYNIIRTLKNKIISKLKRDCELMEDQIREIESTLIAGENAIIRDLHQSMRGGPRGRKSKAKKKNDKKDDKIADLKVRSLGGAVSITGRFDNSKGVKSHFKNFKKKSPEVSMAEATDLYLQNIFNAEELFKNIEIYLTRYTKGIDLVARKIPDFISSDQDMIIEIEKQLEESAECMHEVPELIRKCSVIQGNLDVLYVHDIMRKDYRLRDLEWSDRSKLGSGAFADVYAAKLRQGDKFENVALKWFKDSIKSNTVSDILLEDHTMREMEHRHLIRYYGCTLQVKGAKVHWIMILEFCECTLKDRLINDDYQNPGKVDESLQQKPKLEMARYSSQICHGLEYLHSKDLVHRDLKLENVLLTSDDVVKLTDVGLSKPQTDISGTLAGSPVYMAPEIHLQKGIYNRKADIFSLGIMLWEMWYGVDAADHISEALTKRGVKAMQLGQLLEKGLRPEMFDRFRPNPEWGNIITQCWTLESRKRPEARHVRRFFEDFLSLNQRVK; from the exons atgtcgTCTGAGAGTTTCGTTCGTAAGGATAGCTACCGCGTCACGTGCGAGGAAGATATTCTAAACATCCCGGATCTCTTGACAGCCCGGGAAATTCTGAAGAGCTGGGGGCTTCAAGCCCGGGGGATCCGGGAAAAGGAGCAAGCCGTGCAGATTCTGCTGCAACACTGGCGGGAAAAGGGTCGACAGTCCGGGGAAGGAGTGAAGaaagag ATTTCAAATGGATTCCACGAAGCCATTCGTGACGATCACCGAAAACGGGAGAAACTCGGAATCAAAATCGACGAAACACTGGACTTCTTCAAACGGTTGCCAAGGCAACAGAAAACCGATCTCCTGCGATTTATTCCAGACCTTGTTCATAAATGTGAGGTTCGGAAACACGAACTGATGTCTCCGGAATGTACCATTCTCGTGGCAG GAGAAACCGGAGCGGGTAAAAGTAGTTTCATCAATCTTCTCCTGGAGACAAACATCCTACCTACACGACAGTTGGCCTGCACCAGCACGTTTTGTGAACTACACAAGAGCAGAGACAATCGAAAGACGGCCACGTTCTACTACAAAACGTATGAGGCCAGAGGAAAGGAAAAATCTCCGCGAAAACTTGACATCAGCTCCAAGGAGGGATTAAAGGAGCTGGCCAATGGTATCATGGAGATCGACGAAGACATGGACGAGAGTCCGTACGAACGAATTGTAATTCAGTACCCCTTCCCATTGCTAGAG GAGGGCATTGTGTTAGTGGATACTCCTGGTCTGGGAGAGAGTAAAACTCTGATCAAGCACGTTAGCAGATATCTGGAAAAGTCTTTTGGGTTTATCTACGTCGTCAACAGCTCAAACGCTGGTGGGGTGCATGAAGGgagg CTGAAGGATTTTCTCCggacagtagtaaatatgactGATGAAGAAATGCACCACGACTGCACCATgtttatttgtaataaatggGAAACCGTGCCCGACAAATTTAAAGAGGAAGTTAGAATCGACACTATGCGAAAGCTACAAAAGTTCTTCCGAAATATCACAGAGGACCAGCTATTCTTCATGTCTGTGGATGAG ACGCAGAGGCACTACAGCACCCTCGGTAAAATGTCACCGGAACATCACGCCATGTTGGCTGGGATTAAGCTGCTACTTCCGGCTAGCCTTGAGAATAAATTGAACATTCACTACAG ATTTATCTCCCAAATCCTAAAGAGATCCATATACTCGTTGAAAGTTGCCAACAACATGGCGAAATGCAGCAATAATGAAAAGGAGGAAATGATCAAGGACATAAAGGCCCGGATGCAAACGGTTCAATGTAAGGCCATGCAATCAGTGGACGATCTACGACGAGGGATGGAGTTTGAAATCAAAAGTCTATACGAAAGTGTGAAGAGCTTGGTTAACTCCGAGGACTTCCGAAGAGTTTGCAAAGTCTGGGAACCAAGGGAATGTCCAGGTTCAAAAGATACGAAAAAGCTCATCATGGATGCCTCGGAAATTATTGAAAATCGAGTATGTATGACCATAGACCGGTGGGAGAAACAGTATAACATAATAAGGACTCTCAAGAATAAGATTATTTCCAAACTGAAACGAGACTGTGAGCTGATGGAGGACCAGATCCGTGAGATAGAAA GTACTCTTATTGCCGGAGAAAACGCCATAATCAGAGATCTACATCAATCAATGAGAGGTGGTCCGAGGGGTAGGAAGTCGAAAGCCAAgaagaaaaatgataaaaaagatgACAAAATTGCAGACCTCAAAGTTCGATCGCTAGGGGGCGCTGTTAGTATCACTGGGAGATTCGACAACAGCAAAGGAGTCAAGTCTCACTTCAAGAATTTCAAGAAGAAATCACCGGAAGTGAGCATGGCAGAAGCTACCGATCTCtacttacaaaatatttttaacgcagaagaactttttaaaaatatagaaatCTATCTCACGCGTTATACAAAGGGAATTGATTTGGTGGCTCGAAAAATTCCGGACTTCATTTCGTCGGATCAAGATATGATAATTGAGATAGAAAAACAGCTTGAGGAATCCGCCGAATGTATGCATGAAGTTCCGGAACTTATCCGGAAATGCTCTGTCATTCAGGGGAATTTAGACGTGTTATACGTACATGATATCATGCGGAAGGACTACCGGCTACGAGATTTGGAATGGAGCGACAGATCAAAGCTTGGAAGTGGTGCATTTGCAGATGTATATGCCGCCAAACTTCGACAGGGTGACAAATTCGAAAATGTGGCTCTGAAGTGGTTTAAAGATTCGATCAAATCCAACACGGTATCTGATATCTTGTTGGAGGACCACACAATGAG AGAGATGGAGCACCGTCATCTAATTCGTTACTATGGCTGCACACTACAAGTTAAGGGAGCCAAAGTCCACTGGATAATGATCCTGGAATTCTGTGAATGCACACTTAAAGACAGACTTATCAACGATGACTACCAAAATCCCGGAAAAGTAGACGAATCGTTACAGCAAAAGCCAAAATTAGAAATGGCGCGGTACTCCTCGCAGATTTGTCATGGGTTGGAATATCTCCATAGCAAGGACTTGGTTCATCGGGATCTGAAGCTTGAAAACGTTTTG CTAACGAGTGATGACGTAGTAAAACTCACAGATGTTGGCCTTTCTAAGCCGCAAACAGATATCTCGGGAACTCTCGCGGGATCTCCAGTGTACATGGCGCCTGAAATCCATCTACAGAAAGGCATTTACAATCGGAAGGCGGACATATTCAGCCTCGGTATCATGTTGTGGGAAATGTGGTATGGCGTGGATGCGGCTGACCACATTTCGGAAGCTCTGACCAAGAGAGGAGTGAAAGCCATGCAACTGGGACAACTTTTGGAAAAAGGACTAAGACCGGAAATGTTTGATCGTTTCCGGCCAAATCCTGAATGGGGCAATATTATCACGCAATGCTGGACTCTGGAGTCGAGAAAGAGGCCTGAGGCTCGCCACGTGCGAAGATTCTTTGAAGATTTCCTAAGTTTGAATCAACGGGTGAAATGA
- the LOC125654391 gene encoding uncharacterized protein LOC125654391 isoform X2, whose amino-acid sequence MSSESFVRKDSYRVTCEEDILNIPDLLTAREILKSWGLQARGIREKEQAVQILLQHWREKGRQSGEGVKKEISNGFHEAIRDDHRKREKLGIKIDETLDFFKRLPRQQKTDLLRFIPDLVHKCEVRKHELMSPECTILVAGETGAGKSSFINLLLETNILPTRQLACTSTFCELHKSRDNRKTATFYYKTYEARGKEKSPRKLDISSKEGLKELANGIMEIDEDMDESPYERIVIQYPFPLLEEGIVLVDTPGLGESKTLIKHVSRYLEKSFGFIYVVNSSNAGGVHEGRLKDFLRTVVNMTDEEMHHDCTMFICNKWETVPDKFKEEVRIDTMRKLQKFFRNITEDQLFFMSVDETQRHYSTLGKMSPEHHAMLAGIKLLLPASLENKLNIHYRFISQILKRSIYSLKVANNMAKCSNNEKEEMIKDIKARMQTVQCKAMQSVDDLRRGMEFEIKSLYESVKSLVNSEDFRRVCKVWEPRECPGSKDTKKLIMDASEIIENRVCMTIDRWEKQYNIIRTLKNKIISKLKRDCELMEDQIREIESTLIAGENAIIRDLHQSMRGGPRGRKSKAKKKNDKKDDKIADLKVRSLGGAVSITGRFDNSKGVKSHFKNFKKKSPEVSMAEATDLYLQNIFNAEELFKNIEIYLTRYTKGIDLVARKIPDFISSDQDMIIEIEKQLEESAECMHEVPELIRKCSVIQGNLDVLYVHDIMRKDYRLRDLEWSDRSKLGSGAFADVYAAKLRQGDKFENVALKWFKDSIKSNTVSDILLEDHTMREMEHRHLIRYYGCTLQVKGAKVHWIMILEFCECTLKDRLINDDYQNPGKVDESLQQKPKLEMARYSSQICHGLEYLHSKDLVHRDLKLENVLNEHKNRELKTVRHVWTRIRENKSQEQYSKSISHRRDCGILINKISNYIQCNDIY is encoded by the exons atgtcgTCTGAGAGTTTCGTTCGTAAGGATAGCTACCGCGTCACGTGCGAGGAAGATATTCTAAACATCCCGGATCTCTTGACAGCCCGGGAAATTCTGAAGAGCTGGGGGCTTCAAGCCCGGGGGATCCGGGAAAAGGAGCAAGCCGTGCAGATTCTGCTGCAACACTGGCGGGAAAAGGGTCGACAGTCCGGGGAAGGAGTGAAGaaagag ATTTCAAATGGATTCCACGAAGCCATTCGTGACGATCACCGAAAACGGGAGAAACTCGGAATCAAAATCGACGAAACACTGGACTTCTTCAAACGGTTGCCAAGGCAACAGAAAACCGATCTCCTGCGATTTATTCCAGACCTTGTTCATAAATGTGAGGTTCGGAAACACGAACTGATGTCTCCGGAATGTACCATTCTCGTGGCAG GAGAAACCGGAGCGGGTAAAAGTAGTTTCATCAATCTTCTCCTGGAGACAAACATCCTACCTACACGACAGTTGGCCTGCACCAGCACGTTTTGTGAACTACACAAGAGCAGAGACAATCGAAAGACGGCCACGTTCTACTACAAAACGTATGAGGCCAGAGGAAAGGAAAAATCTCCGCGAAAACTTGACATCAGCTCCAAGGAGGGATTAAAGGAGCTGGCCAATGGTATCATGGAGATCGACGAAGACATGGACGAGAGTCCGTACGAACGAATTGTAATTCAGTACCCCTTCCCATTGCTAGAG GAGGGCATTGTGTTAGTGGATACTCCTGGTCTGGGAGAGAGTAAAACTCTGATCAAGCACGTTAGCAGATATCTGGAAAAGTCTTTTGGGTTTATCTACGTCGTCAACAGCTCAAACGCTGGTGGGGTGCATGAAGGgagg CTGAAGGATTTTCTCCggacagtagtaaatatgactGATGAAGAAATGCACCACGACTGCACCATgtttatttgtaataaatggGAAACCGTGCCCGACAAATTTAAAGAGGAAGTTAGAATCGACACTATGCGAAAGCTACAAAAGTTCTTCCGAAATATCACAGAGGACCAGCTATTCTTCATGTCTGTGGATGAG ACGCAGAGGCACTACAGCACCCTCGGTAAAATGTCACCGGAACATCACGCCATGTTGGCTGGGATTAAGCTGCTACTTCCGGCTAGCCTTGAGAATAAATTGAACATTCACTACAG ATTTATCTCCCAAATCCTAAAGAGATCCATATACTCGTTGAAAGTTGCCAACAACATGGCGAAATGCAGCAATAATGAAAAGGAGGAAATGATCAAGGACATAAAGGCCCGGATGCAAACGGTTCAATGTAAGGCCATGCAATCAGTGGACGATCTACGACGAGGGATGGAGTTTGAAATCAAAAGTCTATACGAAAGTGTGAAGAGCTTGGTTAACTCCGAGGACTTCCGAAGAGTTTGCAAAGTCTGGGAACCAAGGGAATGTCCAGGTTCAAAAGATACGAAAAAGCTCATCATGGATGCCTCGGAAATTATTGAAAATCGAGTATGTATGACCATAGACCGGTGGGAGAAACAGTATAACATAATAAGGACTCTCAAGAATAAGATTATTTCCAAACTGAAACGAGACTGTGAGCTGATGGAGGACCAGATCCGTGAGATAGAAA GTACTCTTATTGCCGGAGAAAACGCCATAATCAGAGATCTACATCAATCAATGAGAGGTGGTCCGAGGGGTAGGAAGTCGAAAGCCAAgaagaaaaatgataaaaaagatgACAAAATTGCAGACCTCAAAGTTCGATCGCTAGGGGGCGCTGTTAGTATCACTGGGAGATTCGACAACAGCAAAGGAGTCAAGTCTCACTTCAAGAATTTCAAGAAGAAATCACCGGAAGTGAGCATGGCAGAAGCTACCGATCTCtacttacaaaatatttttaacgcagaagaactttttaaaaatatagaaatCTATCTCACGCGTTATACAAAGGGAATTGATTTGGTGGCTCGAAAAATTCCGGACTTCATTTCGTCGGATCAAGATATGATAATTGAGATAGAAAAACAGCTTGAGGAATCCGCCGAATGTATGCATGAAGTTCCGGAACTTATCCGGAAATGCTCTGTCATTCAGGGGAATTTAGACGTGTTATACGTACATGATATCATGCGGAAGGACTACCGGCTACGAGATTTGGAATGGAGCGACAGATCAAAGCTTGGAAGTGGTGCATTTGCAGATGTATATGCCGCCAAACTTCGACAGGGTGACAAATTCGAAAATGTGGCTCTGAAGTGGTTTAAAGATTCGATCAAATCCAACACGGTATCTGATATCTTGTTGGAGGACCACACAATGAG AGAGATGGAGCACCGTCATCTAATTCGTTACTATGGCTGCACACTACAAGTTAAGGGAGCCAAAGTCCACTGGATAATGATCCTGGAATTCTGTGAATGCACACTTAAAGACAGACTTATCAACGATGACTACCAAAATCCCGGAAAAGTAGACGAATCGTTACAGCAAAAGCCAAAATTAGAAATGGCGCGGTACTCCTCGCAGATTTGTCATGGGTTGGAATATCTCCATAGCAAGGACTTGGTTCATCGGGATCTGAAGCTTGAAAACGTTTTG AATGAACATAAAAACCGTGAATTGAAAACCGTGAGACATGTTTGGACAAGAATTCGTGAAAATAAGTCCCAGGAGCAATATTCAAAAAGTATTTCGCACAGAAGGGACTGTGGGATTTTAATCaacaaaatatctaattatATTCAATGCAATGACATCTATTAG